Proteins encoded within one genomic window of Gambusia affinis linkage group LG23, SWU_Gaff_1.0, whole genome shotgun sequence:
- the LOC122826791 gene encoding gamma-crystallin M2-like: protein MHNQSQSQSKHSSAANMSNTDMNMRGKIVFYEDRNFMGRSYECMGDCADMHSYMSRCHSCRVESGCFMVYDRPNYMGNQYFFRRGEYGDYMSMMGWNNCIRSCRMISMYRGSYRMRIYERENFGGHMHECMDDCDSFMDRYHMSDCMSCHVMDGHWLMYEHPHYRGRMMYMRPGEYRSFREMGYGGMRFMSMRRIMDSWY from the exons ATGCACAACCAGAGCCAGAGCCAGAGCAAGCACTCGTCTGCAGCCAACATGAGCAACACCGACATGAACATGAGGGGCAAG ATCGTCTTCTACGAGGACAGGAACTTCATGGGCCGGTCCTATGAGTGCATGGGCGACTGCGCCGACATGCACTCCTACATGAGCCGGTGCCACTCCTGCAGGGTGGAGAGCGGCTGCTTCATGGTCTACGACCGGCCCAACTACATGGGGAACCAGTACTTCTTCCGTCGGGGCGAGTACGGCGACTACATGAGCATGATGGGCTGGAACAACTGCATCCGCTCCTGCCGCATGATCTCCATG TACCGGGGATCCTACAGGATGAGGATCTACGAGAGAGAGAACTTCGGAGGCCACATGCATGAGTGCATGGACGACTGCGACTCCTTCATGGACCGCTACCACATGTCCGACTGCATGTCCTGCCACGTGATGGACGGCCACTGGCTGATGTACGAGCACCCCCACTACAGAGGCAGGATGATGTACATGAGGCCCGGGGAGTACCGCAGCTTCAGGGAGATGGGCTACGGAGGCATGAGGTTCATGAGCATGAGGAGGATCATGGACTCCTGGTACTAA